A window of Nerophis ophidion isolate RoL-2023_Sa linkage group LG17, RoL_Noph_v1.0, whole genome shotgun sequence contains these coding sequences:
- the add1 gene encoding alpha-adducin isoform X10, with protein MNGDSGAGVVTAHPPATAPHKERYFDRVDESSPEYQRERNMAPDLRQDFNMMEQKKRVSMILQSPAFCDELETMIQDQLKKGKTPTSLLALQQIADFMTTSMPSMYPAAPQGGMAALNMSLGMVTPVNDLRGSDSISYDKGEKMLRCKLAAFYRLTDLFGWSQLIYNHLTVRVNSDQDSFLIVPFGLLYSEVTASSLVKIDHQGEIVDRGSTNLGVNQAGFNLHSAIYASRPDVKCIVHVHTSAGAAVSAMKCGLLPISPEALSVGEVAYHDYQGILVDDEENALIQKNIGPKSKVLILRNHGLVSVGETVEEAYYYIHNLVTACEIQVRTLASAGGPDNLIMLDPGKYKSRPRIPEPPGEGSPAQPKWQVGEQEFEALMRMLDNLGYRTGYPYRCPALRDKGKKYSDVENAHSTHAGYTYGEDSDSGARSPLKHSFQRGQPDKTRWLNAGARPDDPYEDGPDGGSPKSKPKVWTNITHDHVKPLLQSLSSGVCVPSCITNCLWTKEDGMRQAAVANQFIPLNTNPKEVLEMRNKIREQNLQDIKTAGPQSQVLCVGSAVERNFNQGELVTASKAIIEKEYQPKVIVSKQGPNPFNKFTDQELDEYRREVELKQKGTEDQEQLAEPEEEEAKDPKATCTPPSTPVRAEEDDAFTRDLARAHL; from the exons ATGAACGGCGACTCAGGTGCCGGCGTGGTGACGGCCCACCCTCCCGCCACAGCCCCTCACAAGGAGCGCTACTTTGACCGTGTAGACGAGAGCAGCCCCGAGTACCAGCGCGAGAGGAACATGGCGCCCGACCTGCGGCAGGATTTCAACATGATGGAACAGAAGAAAAGGGTCTCCATGATACTGCAGAGCCCG GCGTTCTGCGATGAGCTGGAGACAATGATTCAGGATCAGCTGAAAAAGGGCAAGACGCCCACAAGCCTGTTGGCTTTGCAGCAGATTGCTGACTTCATGACTACCAGCATGCCTTCCATGTATCCCGCTGCACCACAGGGAGGAATGGCGGCGCTCAACATGA GTTTGGGGATGGTGACTCCGGTGAATGATTTGCGTGGTTCTGACTCCATTTCGTATGACAAAGGTGAGAAGATGCTTCGCTGCAAACTGGCGGCGTTCTACCGACTCACCGACTTATTTGGCTGGTCGCAGCTCATTTACAACCATCTCACA GTTAGGGTGAACTCAGACCAGGACAGCTTCCTTATTGTGCCTTTTGGGCTCCTGTACAGTGAAGTCACCGCTTCCAGCCTG GTGAAGATAGACCATCAAGGTGAGATTGTGGACCGGGGAAGCACCAACCTTGGCGTCAACCAGGCCGGCTTCAACCTCCACTCTGCCATCTATGCCTCACGGCCTGACGTCAAGTGCATTGTCCATGTACACACGTCTGCAGGGGCAGCC GTGTCGGCCATGAAATGTGGCCTGTTGCCCATTTCCCCCGAGGCGTTGTCTGTTGGTGAGGTGGCCTACCATGACTACCAAGGCATACTGGTGGATGACGAAGAAAACGCACTTATCCAGAAAAACATAGGTCCAAAAAGCAAG GTGCTCATCTTGAGAAACCACGGCTTGGTATCAGTGGGTGAAACAGTCGAGGAAGCCTACTATTACATCCACAACCTGGTCACTGCCTGTGAGATTCAG GTGCGAACACTGGCCAGCGCTGGAGGACCAGATAATTTGATCATGCTCGACCCAGGGAAGTACAAGTCTCGTCCACGCATTCCTGAGCCTCCCGGCGAAGGCTCCCCTGCGCAGCCAAAGTGGCAAGTCGGGGAGCAAGAGTTTGAGGCTCTAATGAGAATGCTCGACAACCTG GGCTACAGGACCGGCTACCCTTACCGCTGTCCAGCACTGCGGGACAAAGGTAAAAAGTACAGTGACGTGGAGAACGCTCACTCCACCCACGCTGGTTATACTTACGGGGAGGACAGCGACTCGGGCGCGCGCTCCCCGCTGAAACACAGCTTCCAGCGCGGCCAGCCCGACAAGACCCGCTGGCTCAATGCCGGCGCCCGACCCGATGATCCCTACGAAGACGGGCCCGACGGTGGCAGCCCCAAGTCGAAGCCTAAGGTGTGGACGAACATAACACACGATCACGTCAAACCCTTGCTGCAGTCTCTCTCGTCCGGTGTCTGCGTGCCAAGCTGTATAACCAACTGCTTG TGGACTAAAGAAGACGGAATGCGACAGGCCGCTGTCGCCAATCAGTTCATCCCGTTGAACACCAATCCAAAAGAAGTGCTAGAGATGAGGAATAAG aTCCGTGAGCAGAATTTGCAAGACATTAAGACTGCAGGACCTCAGTCTCAGGTTCTGTGTGTTGGATCGGCGGTGGAGCGCAACTTTAACCAG GGGGAGCTAGTGACCGCATCCAAGGCCATCATTGAAAAGGAGTACCAACCCAAGGTGATCGTCAGCAAGCAGGGCCCCAACCCTTTCAACAAGTTCACCGACCAGGAGCTGGATGAGTATCGCAGGGAAGTGGAGCTGAAACAGAAAGGGACTGAAG ATCAAGAGCAACTAGCAGAACCCGAGGAGGAAGAGGCCAAAGACCCAAAGGCCACCTGTACACCCCCCAGCACCCCAGTTAGAGCAGAGGAAG
- the add1 gene encoding alpha-adducin isoform X14, with protein MNGDSGAGVVTAHPPATAPHKERYFDRVDESSPEYQRERNMAPDLRQDFNMMEQKKRVSMILQSPAFCDELETMIQDQLKKGKTPTSLLALQQIADFMTTSMPSMYPAAPQGGMAALNMSLGMVTPVNDLRGSDSISYDKGEKMLRCKLAAFYRLTDLFGWSQLIYNHLTVRVNSDQDSFLIVPFGLLYSEVTASSLVKIDHQGEIVDRGSTNLGVNQAGFNLHSAIYASRPDVKCIVHVHTSAGAAVSAMKCGLLPISPEALSVGEVAYHDYQGILVDDEENALIQKNIGPKSKVLILRNHGLVSVGETVEEAYYYIHNLVTACEIQVRTLASAGGPDNLIMLDPGKYKSRPRIPEPPGEGSPAQPKWQVGEQEFEALMRMLDNLGYRTGYPYRCPALRDKGKKYSDVENAHSTHAGYTYGEDSDSGARSPLKHSFQRGQPDKTRWLNAGARPDDPYEDGPDGGSPKSKPKWTKEDGMRQAAVANQFIPLNTNPKEVLEMRNKIREQNLQDIKTAGPQSQVLCVGSAVERNFNQGELVTASKAIIEKEYQPKVIVSKQGPNPFNKFTDQELDEYRREVELKQKGTEVQEQCDSATLCSEMEKLPKVQAPDPTPQPSATDGGSEQGPSTLGPADEVFPDSPHKEFHFAVLRALSKEPVEADQAPDQEQLAEPEEEEAKDPKATCTPPSTPVRAEEGEGNAKEYLLP; from the exons ATGAACGGCGACTCAGGTGCCGGCGTGGTGACGGCCCACCCTCCCGCCACAGCCCCTCACAAGGAGCGCTACTTTGACCGTGTAGACGAGAGCAGCCCCGAGTACCAGCGCGAGAGGAACATGGCGCCCGACCTGCGGCAGGATTTCAACATGATGGAACAGAAGAAAAGGGTCTCCATGATACTGCAGAGCCCG GCGTTCTGCGATGAGCTGGAGACAATGATTCAGGATCAGCTGAAAAAGGGCAAGACGCCCACAAGCCTGTTGGCTTTGCAGCAGATTGCTGACTTCATGACTACCAGCATGCCTTCCATGTATCCCGCTGCACCACAGGGAGGAATGGCGGCGCTCAACATGA GTTTGGGGATGGTGACTCCGGTGAATGATTTGCGTGGTTCTGACTCCATTTCGTATGACAAAGGTGAGAAGATGCTTCGCTGCAAACTGGCGGCGTTCTACCGACTCACCGACTTATTTGGCTGGTCGCAGCTCATTTACAACCATCTCACA GTTAGGGTGAACTCAGACCAGGACAGCTTCCTTATTGTGCCTTTTGGGCTCCTGTACAGTGAAGTCACCGCTTCCAGCCTG GTGAAGATAGACCATCAAGGTGAGATTGTGGACCGGGGAAGCACCAACCTTGGCGTCAACCAGGCCGGCTTCAACCTCCACTCTGCCATCTATGCCTCACGGCCTGACGTCAAGTGCATTGTCCATGTACACACGTCTGCAGGGGCAGCC GTGTCGGCCATGAAATGTGGCCTGTTGCCCATTTCCCCCGAGGCGTTGTCTGTTGGTGAGGTGGCCTACCATGACTACCAAGGCATACTGGTGGATGACGAAGAAAACGCACTTATCCAGAAAAACATAGGTCCAAAAAGCAAG GTGCTCATCTTGAGAAACCACGGCTTGGTATCAGTGGGTGAAACAGTCGAGGAAGCCTACTATTACATCCACAACCTGGTCACTGCCTGTGAGATTCAG GTGCGAACACTGGCCAGCGCTGGAGGACCAGATAATTTGATCATGCTCGACCCAGGGAAGTACAAGTCTCGTCCACGCATTCCTGAGCCTCCCGGCGAAGGCTCCCCTGCGCAGCCAAAGTGGCAAGTCGGGGAGCAAGAGTTTGAGGCTCTAATGAGAATGCTCGACAACCTG GGCTACAGGACCGGCTACCCTTACCGCTGTCCAGCACTGCGGGACAAAGGTAAAAAGTACAGTGACGTGGAGAACGCTCACTCCACCCACGCTGGTTATACTTACGGGGAGGACAGCGACTCGGGCGCGCGCTCCCCGCTGAAACACAGCTTCCAGCGCGGCCAGCCCGACAAGACCCGCTGGCTCAATGCCGGCGCCCGACCCGATGATCCCTACGAAGACGGGCCCGACGGTGGCAGCCCCAAGTCGAAGCCTAAG TGGACTAAAGAAGACGGAATGCGACAGGCCGCTGTCGCCAATCAGTTCATCCCGTTGAACACCAATCCAAAAGAAGTGCTAGAGATGAGGAATAAG aTCCGTGAGCAGAATTTGCAAGACATTAAGACTGCAGGACCTCAGTCTCAGGTTCTGTGTGTTGGATCGGCGGTGGAGCGCAACTTTAACCAG GGGGAGCTAGTGACCGCATCCAAGGCCATCATTGAAAAGGAGTACCAACCCAAGGTGATCGTCAGCAAGCAGGGCCCCAACCCTTTCAACAAGTTCACCGACCAGGAGCTGGATGAGTATCGCAGGGAAGTGGAGCTGAAACAGAAAGGGACTGAAG TGCAGGAGCAATGCGACTCTGCCACGCTCTGTTCTGAAATGGAAAAGTTACCGAAGGTTCAAGCCCCCGATCCCACTCCTCAGCCCTCTGCAACCGACGGCGGCTCCGAGCAGGGCCCATCGACCCTGGGGCCTGCAGATGAGGTCTTCCCCGACTCCCCCCATAAGGAGTTCCACTTCGCCGTGCTGCGAGCTCTCAGCAAGGAGCCAGTAGAAGCAGATCAGGCTCCAG ATCAAGAGCAACTAGCAGAACCCGAGGAGGAAGAGGCCAAAGACCCAAAGGCCACCTGTACACCCCCCAGCACCCCAGTTAGAGCAGAGGAAG
- the add1 gene encoding alpha-adducin isoform X11 — protein MNGDSGAGVVTAHPPATAPHKERYFDRVDESSPEYQRERNMAPDLRQDFNMMEQKKRVSMILQSPAFCDELETMIQDQLKKGKTPTSLLALQQIADFMTTSMPSMYPAAPQGGMAALNMSLGMVTPVNDLRGSDSISYDKGEKMLRCKLAAFYRLTDLFGWSQLIYNHLTVRVNSDQDSFLIVPFGLLYSEVTASSLVKIDHQGEIVDRGSTNLGVNQAGFNLHSAIYASRPDVKCIVHVHTSAGAAVSAMKCGLLPISPEALSVGEVAYHDYQGILVDDEENALIQKNIGPKSKVLILRNHGLVSVGETVEEAYYYIHNLVTACEIQVRTLASAGGPDNLIMLDPGKYKSRPRIPEPPGEGSPAQPKWQVGEQEFEALMRMLDNLGYRTGYPYRCPALRDKGKKYSDVENAHSTHAGYTYGEDSDSGARSPLKHSFQRGQPDKTRWLNAGARPDDPYEDGPDGGSPKSKPKVWTNITHDHVKPLLQSLSSGVCVPSCITNCLWTKEDGMRQAAVANQFIPLNTNPKEVLEMRNKIREQNLQDIKTAGPQSQVLCVGSAVERNFNQGELVTASKAIIEKEYQPKVIVSKQGPNPFNKFTDQELDEYRREVELKQKGTEDQEQLAEPEEEEAKDPKATCTPPSTPVRAEEGEGNAKEYLLP, from the exons ATGAACGGCGACTCAGGTGCCGGCGTGGTGACGGCCCACCCTCCCGCCACAGCCCCTCACAAGGAGCGCTACTTTGACCGTGTAGACGAGAGCAGCCCCGAGTACCAGCGCGAGAGGAACATGGCGCCCGACCTGCGGCAGGATTTCAACATGATGGAACAGAAGAAAAGGGTCTCCATGATACTGCAGAGCCCG GCGTTCTGCGATGAGCTGGAGACAATGATTCAGGATCAGCTGAAAAAGGGCAAGACGCCCACAAGCCTGTTGGCTTTGCAGCAGATTGCTGACTTCATGACTACCAGCATGCCTTCCATGTATCCCGCTGCACCACAGGGAGGAATGGCGGCGCTCAACATGA GTTTGGGGATGGTGACTCCGGTGAATGATTTGCGTGGTTCTGACTCCATTTCGTATGACAAAGGTGAGAAGATGCTTCGCTGCAAACTGGCGGCGTTCTACCGACTCACCGACTTATTTGGCTGGTCGCAGCTCATTTACAACCATCTCACA GTTAGGGTGAACTCAGACCAGGACAGCTTCCTTATTGTGCCTTTTGGGCTCCTGTACAGTGAAGTCACCGCTTCCAGCCTG GTGAAGATAGACCATCAAGGTGAGATTGTGGACCGGGGAAGCACCAACCTTGGCGTCAACCAGGCCGGCTTCAACCTCCACTCTGCCATCTATGCCTCACGGCCTGACGTCAAGTGCATTGTCCATGTACACACGTCTGCAGGGGCAGCC GTGTCGGCCATGAAATGTGGCCTGTTGCCCATTTCCCCCGAGGCGTTGTCTGTTGGTGAGGTGGCCTACCATGACTACCAAGGCATACTGGTGGATGACGAAGAAAACGCACTTATCCAGAAAAACATAGGTCCAAAAAGCAAG GTGCTCATCTTGAGAAACCACGGCTTGGTATCAGTGGGTGAAACAGTCGAGGAAGCCTACTATTACATCCACAACCTGGTCACTGCCTGTGAGATTCAG GTGCGAACACTGGCCAGCGCTGGAGGACCAGATAATTTGATCATGCTCGACCCAGGGAAGTACAAGTCTCGTCCACGCATTCCTGAGCCTCCCGGCGAAGGCTCCCCTGCGCAGCCAAAGTGGCAAGTCGGGGAGCAAGAGTTTGAGGCTCTAATGAGAATGCTCGACAACCTG GGCTACAGGACCGGCTACCCTTACCGCTGTCCAGCACTGCGGGACAAAGGTAAAAAGTACAGTGACGTGGAGAACGCTCACTCCACCCACGCTGGTTATACTTACGGGGAGGACAGCGACTCGGGCGCGCGCTCCCCGCTGAAACACAGCTTCCAGCGCGGCCAGCCCGACAAGACCCGCTGGCTCAATGCCGGCGCCCGACCCGATGATCCCTACGAAGACGGGCCCGACGGTGGCAGCCCCAAGTCGAAGCCTAAGGTGTGGACGAACATAACACACGATCACGTCAAACCCTTGCTGCAGTCTCTCTCGTCCGGTGTCTGCGTGCCAAGCTGTATAACCAACTGCTTG TGGACTAAAGAAGACGGAATGCGACAGGCCGCTGTCGCCAATCAGTTCATCCCGTTGAACACCAATCCAAAAGAAGTGCTAGAGATGAGGAATAAG aTCCGTGAGCAGAATTTGCAAGACATTAAGACTGCAGGACCTCAGTCTCAGGTTCTGTGTGTTGGATCGGCGGTGGAGCGCAACTTTAACCAG GGGGAGCTAGTGACCGCATCCAAGGCCATCATTGAAAAGGAGTACCAACCCAAGGTGATCGTCAGCAAGCAGGGCCCCAACCCTTTCAACAAGTTCACCGACCAGGAGCTGGATGAGTATCGCAGGGAAGTGGAGCTGAAACAGAAAGGGACTGAAG ATCAAGAGCAACTAGCAGAACCCGAGGAGGAAGAGGCCAAAGACCCAAAGGCCACCTGTACACCCCCCAGCACCCCAGTTAGAGCAGAGGAAG
- the add1 gene encoding alpha-adducin isoform X7 produces the protein MNGDSGAGVVTAHPPATAPHKERYFDRVDESSPEYQRERNMAPDLRQDFNMMEQKKRVSMILQSPAFCDELETMIQDQLKKGKTPTSLLALQQIADFMTTSMPSMYPAAPQGGMAALNMSLGMVTPVNDLRGSDSISYDKGEKMLRCKLAAFYRLTDLFGWSQLIYNHLTVRVNSDQDSFLIVPFGLLYSEVTASSLVKIDHQGEIVDRGSTNLGVNQAGFNLHSAIYASRPDVKCIVHVHTSAGAAVSAMKCGLLPISPEALSVGEVAYHDYQGILVDDEENALIQKNIGPKSKVLILRNHGLVSVGETVEEAYYYIHNLVTACEIQVRTLASAGGPDNLIMLDPGKYKSRPRIPEPPGEGSPAQPKWQVGEQEFEALMRMLDNLGYRTGYPYRCPALRDKGKKYSDVENAHSTHAGYTYGEDSDSGARSPLKHSFQRGQPDKTRWLNAGARPDDPYEDGPDGGSPKSKPKVWTNITHDHVKPLLQSLSSGVCVPSCITNCLWTKEDGMRQAAVANQFIPLNTNPKEVLEMRNKIREQNLQDIKTAGPQSQVLCVGSAVERNFNQGELVTASKAIIEKEYQPKVIVSKQGPNPFNKFTDQELDEYRREVELKQKGTEVQEQCDSATLCSEMEKLPKVQAPDPTPQPSATDGGSEQGPSTLGPADEVFPDSPHKEFHFAVLRALSKEPVEADQAPDQEQLAEPEEEEAKDPKATCTPPSTPVRAEEGEGNAKEYLLP, from the exons ATGAACGGCGACTCAGGTGCCGGCGTGGTGACGGCCCACCCTCCCGCCACAGCCCCTCACAAGGAGCGCTACTTTGACCGTGTAGACGAGAGCAGCCCCGAGTACCAGCGCGAGAGGAACATGGCGCCCGACCTGCGGCAGGATTTCAACATGATGGAACAGAAGAAAAGGGTCTCCATGATACTGCAGAGCCCG GCGTTCTGCGATGAGCTGGAGACAATGATTCAGGATCAGCTGAAAAAGGGCAAGACGCCCACAAGCCTGTTGGCTTTGCAGCAGATTGCTGACTTCATGACTACCAGCATGCCTTCCATGTATCCCGCTGCACCACAGGGAGGAATGGCGGCGCTCAACATGA GTTTGGGGATGGTGACTCCGGTGAATGATTTGCGTGGTTCTGACTCCATTTCGTATGACAAAGGTGAGAAGATGCTTCGCTGCAAACTGGCGGCGTTCTACCGACTCACCGACTTATTTGGCTGGTCGCAGCTCATTTACAACCATCTCACA GTTAGGGTGAACTCAGACCAGGACAGCTTCCTTATTGTGCCTTTTGGGCTCCTGTACAGTGAAGTCACCGCTTCCAGCCTG GTGAAGATAGACCATCAAGGTGAGATTGTGGACCGGGGAAGCACCAACCTTGGCGTCAACCAGGCCGGCTTCAACCTCCACTCTGCCATCTATGCCTCACGGCCTGACGTCAAGTGCATTGTCCATGTACACACGTCTGCAGGGGCAGCC GTGTCGGCCATGAAATGTGGCCTGTTGCCCATTTCCCCCGAGGCGTTGTCTGTTGGTGAGGTGGCCTACCATGACTACCAAGGCATACTGGTGGATGACGAAGAAAACGCACTTATCCAGAAAAACATAGGTCCAAAAAGCAAG GTGCTCATCTTGAGAAACCACGGCTTGGTATCAGTGGGTGAAACAGTCGAGGAAGCCTACTATTACATCCACAACCTGGTCACTGCCTGTGAGATTCAG GTGCGAACACTGGCCAGCGCTGGAGGACCAGATAATTTGATCATGCTCGACCCAGGGAAGTACAAGTCTCGTCCACGCATTCCTGAGCCTCCCGGCGAAGGCTCCCCTGCGCAGCCAAAGTGGCAAGTCGGGGAGCAAGAGTTTGAGGCTCTAATGAGAATGCTCGACAACCTG GGCTACAGGACCGGCTACCCTTACCGCTGTCCAGCACTGCGGGACAAAGGTAAAAAGTACAGTGACGTGGAGAACGCTCACTCCACCCACGCTGGTTATACTTACGGGGAGGACAGCGACTCGGGCGCGCGCTCCCCGCTGAAACACAGCTTCCAGCGCGGCCAGCCCGACAAGACCCGCTGGCTCAATGCCGGCGCCCGACCCGATGATCCCTACGAAGACGGGCCCGACGGTGGCAGCCCCAAGTCGAAGCCTAAGGTGTGGACGAACATAACACACGATCACGTCAAACCCTTGCTGCAGTCTCTCTCGTCCGGTGTCTGCGTGCCAAGCTGTATAACCAACTGCTTG TGGACTAAAGAAGACGGAATGCGACAGGCCGCTGTCGCCAATCAGTTCATCCCGTTGAACACCAATCCAAAAGAAGTGCTAGAGATGAGGAATAAG aTCCGTGAGCAGAATTTGCAAGACATTAAGACTGCAGGACCTCAGTCTCAGGTTCTGTGTGTTGGATCGGCGGTGGAGCGCAACTTTAACCAG GGGGAGCTAGTGACCGCATCCAAGGCCATCATTGAAAAGGAGTACCAACCCAAGGTGATCGTCAGCAAGCAGGGCCCCAACCCTTTCAACAAGTTCACCGACCAGGAGCTGGATGAGTATCGCAGGGAAGTGGAGCTGAAACAGAAAGGGACTGAAG TGCAGGAGCAATGCGACTCTGCCACGCTCTGTTCTGAAATGGAAAAGTTACCGAAGGTTCAAGCCCCCGATCCCACTCCTCAGCCCTCTGCAACCGACGGCGGCTCCGAGCAGGGCCCATCGACCCTGGGGCCTGCAGATGAGGTCTTCCCCGACTCCCCCCATAAGGAGTTCCACTTCGCCGTGCTGCGAGCTCTCAGCAAGGAGCCAGTAGAAGCAGATCAGGCTCCAG ATCAAGAGCAACTAGCAGAACCCGAGGAGGAAGAGGCCAAAGACCCAAAGGCCACCTGTACACCCCCCAGCACCCCAGTTAGAGCAGAGGAAG
- the add1 gene encoding alpha-adducin isoform X5, whose translation MNGDSGAGVVTAHPPATAPHKERYFDRVDESSPEYQRERNMAPDLRQDFNMMEQKKRVSMILQSPAFCDELETMIQDQLKKGKTPTSLLALQQIADFMTTSMPSMYPAAPQGGMAALNMSLGMVTPVNDLRGSDSISYDKGEKMLRCKLAAFYRLTDLFGWSQLIYNHLTVRVNSDQDSFLIVPFGLLYSEVTASSLVKIDHQGEIVDRGSTNLGVNQAGFNLHSAIYASRPDVKCIVHVHTSAGAAVSAMKCGLLPISPEALSVGEVAYHDYQGILVDDEENALIQKNIGPKSKVLILRNHGLVSVGETVEEAYYYIHNLVTACEIQVRTLASAGGPDNLIMLDPGKYKSRPRIPEPPGEGSPAQPKWQVGEQEFEALMRMLDNLGYRTGYPYRCPALRDKGKKYSDVENAHSTHAGYTYGEDSDSGARSPLKHSFQRGQPDKTRWLNAGARPDDPYEDGPDGGSPKSKPKVWTNITHDHVKPLLQSLSSGVCVPSCITNCLWTKEDGMRQAAVANQFIPLNTNPKEVLEMRNKIREQNLQDIKTAGPQSQVLCVGSAVERNFNQGELVTASKAIIEKEYQPKVIVSKQGPNPFNKFTDQELDEYRREVELKQKGTEVQEQCDSATLCSEMEKLPKVQAPDPTPQPSATDGGSEQGPSTLGPADEVFPDSPHKEFHFAVLRALSKEPVEADQAPDQEQLAEPEEEEAKDPKATCTPPSTPVRAEEDDAFTRDLARAHL comes from the exons ATGAACGGCGACTCAGGTGCCGGCGTGGTGACGGCCCACCCTCCCGCCACAGCCCCTCACAAGGAGCGCTACTTTGACCGTGTAGACGAGAGCAGCCCCGAGTACCAGCGCGAGAGGAACATGGCGCCCGACCTGCGGCAGGATTTCAACATGATGGAACAGAAGAAAAGGGTCTCCATGATACTGCAGAGCCCG GCGTTCTGCGATGAGCTGGAGACAATGATTCAGGATCAGCTGAAAAAGGGCAAGACGCCCACAAGCCTGTTGGCTTTGCAGCAGATTGCTGACTTCATGACTACCAGCATGCCTTCCATGTATCCCGCTGCACCACAGGGAGGAATGGCGGCGCTCAACATGA GTTTGGGGATGGTGACTCCGGTGAATGATTTGCGTGGTTCTGACTCCATTTCGTATGACAAAGGTGAGAAGATGCTTCGCTGCAAACTGGCGGCGTTCTACCGACTCACCGACTTATTTGGCTGGTCGCAGCTCATTTACAACCATCTCACA GTTAGGGTGAACTCAGACCAGGACAGCTTCCTTATTGTGCCTTTTGGGCTCCTGTACAGTGAAGTCACCGCTTCCAGCCTG GTGAAGATAGACCATCAAGGTGAGATTGTGGACCGGGGAAGCACCAACCTTGGCGTCAACCAGGCCGGCTTCAACCTCCACTCTGCCATCTATGCCTCACGGCCTGACGTCAAGTGCATTGTCCATGTACACACGTCTGCAGGGGCAGCC GTGTCGGCCATGAAATGTGGCCTGTTGCCCATTTCCCCCGAGGCGTTGTCTGTTGGTGAGGTGGCCTACCATGACTACCAAGGCATACTGGTGGATGACGAAGAAAACGCACTTATCCAGAAAAACATAGGTCCAAAAAGCAAG GTGCTCATCTTGAGAAACCACGGCTTGGTATCAGTGGGTGAAACAGTCGAGGAAGCCTACTATTACATCCACAACCTGGTCACTGCCTGTGAGATTCAG GTGCGAACACTGGCCAGCGCTGGAGGACCAGATAATTTGATCATGCTCGACCCAGGGAAGTACAAGTCTCGTCCACGCATTCCTGAGCCTCCCGGCGAAGGCTCCCCTGCGCAGCCAAAGTGGCAAGTCGGGGAGCAAGAGTTTGAGGCTCTAATGAGAATGCTCGACAACCTG GGCTACAGGACCGGCTACCCTTACCGCTGTCCAGCACTGCGGGACAAAGGTAAAAAGTACAGTGACGTGGAGAACGCTCACTCCACCCACGCTGGTTATACTTACGGGGAGGACAGCGACTCGGGCGCGCGCTCCCCGCTGAAACACAGCTTCCAGCGCGGCCAGCCCGACAAGACCCGCTGGCTCAATGCCGGCGCCCGACCCGATGATCCCTACGAAGACGGGCCCGACGGTGGCAGCCCCAAGTCGAAGCCTAAGGTGTGGACGAACATAACACACGATCACGTCAAACCCTTGCTGCAGTCTCTCTCGTCCGGTGTCTGCGTGCCAAGCTGTATAACCAACTGCTTG TGGACTAAAGAAGACGGAATGCGACAGGCCGCTGTCGCCAATCAGTTCATCCCGTTGAACACCAATCCAAAAGAAGTGCTAGAGATGAGGAATAAG aTCCGTGAGCAGAATTTGCAAGACATTAAGACTGCAGGACCTCAGTCTCAGGTTCTGTGTGTTGGATCGGCGGTGGAGCGCAACTTTAACCAG GGGGAGCTAGTGACCGCATCCAAGGCCATCATTGAAAAGGAGTACCAACCCAAGGTGATCGTCAGCAAGCAGGGCCCCAACCCTTTCAACAAGTTCACCGACCAGGAGCTGGATGAGTATCGCAGGGAAGTGGAGCTGAAACAGAAAGGGACTGAAG TGCAGGAGCAATGCGACTCTGCCACGCTCTGTTCTGAAATGGAAAAGTTACCGAAGGTTCAAGCCCCCGATCCCACTCCTCAGCCCTCTGCAACCGACGGCGGCTCCGAGCAGGGCCCATCGACCCTGGGGCCTGCAGATGAGGTCTTCCCCGACTCCCCCCATAAGGAGTTCCACTTCGCCGTGCTGCGAGCTCTCAGCAAGGAGCCAGTAGAAGCAGATCAGGCTCCAG ATCAAGAGCAACTAGCAGAACCCGAGGAGGAAGAGGCCAAAGACCCAAAGGCCACCTGTACACCCCCCAGCACCCCAGTTAGAGCAGAGGAAG